One window of the Chryseobacterium shigense genome contains the following:
- a CDS encoding superoxide dismutase, with product MKILKIAALSAVFAAQFAFGQFKQTPLPYAYNALEGSVDAQTMEIHYSKHAAAYVANLNKAIAGTPQEKQTLFQILSGVSKLSPAVRNNAGGHYNHELFWTVLTPVKNTQPSEKLTKAINETFGSMDAFKEKIGKAGAERFGSGWAWLSVDKNGKLFVSSTPNQDNPLMDVVEEKGTPILGIDVWEHAYYLKYQNKRADYLAAIWNVLNWKEVSRRYDEAVSKK from the coding sequence ATGAAGATTTTGAAAATAGCAGCTTTAAGTGCCGTATTTGCTGCACAATTCGCTTTTGGGCAGTTCAAGCAGACACCGCTTCCGTATGCCTACAACGCATTGGAAGGTTCAGTAGATGCCCAGACTATGGAAATTCACTATTCAAAACATGCTGCAGCGTATGTAGCCAATTTGAATAAAGCCATTGCGGGAACACCTCAGGAAAAGCAGACCCTTTTTCAGATCCTTTCAGGAGTTTCCAAACTTAGCCCGGCAGTAAGAAATAATGCCGGAGGACACTATAACCATGAGCTTTTCTGGACAGTGCTTACTCCTGTAAAAAATACACAGCCTTCTGAAAAACTGACAAAAGCCATCAATGAAACCTTCGGAAGCATGGATGCATTCAAAGAGAAAATAGGCAAAGCAGGGGCAGAACGTTTCGGTTCCGGATGGGCATGGCTTTCTGTAGATAAGAATGGAAAACTGTTTGTTTCTTCAACACCAAATCAGGATAACCCTTTAATGGATGTAGTAGAGGAAAAAGGAACTCCAATTTTAGGGATTGATGTCTGGGAACATGCCTATTATCTGAAATATCAAAATAAAAGAGCAGATTATCTTGCCGCCATCTGGAACGTGCTGAACTGGAAAGAAGTAAGCAGAAGATACGATGAAGCAGTAAGCAAAAAATAA
- a CDS encoding MbnP family protein, with protein sequence MKIYKFLSLLCIAITLFTLSSCRNTDNDDPQDTTSGSLQLKFENGFSNLGDIVLNQTVQTSVAGQKHTFSTLKYVISNIALIDENGNEFKYNENNPDKGAFIIDQADAVAGIIYIDLNGIPKNNYKKIRYLYTI encoded by the coding sequence ATGAAAATCTACAAATTTTTATCATTATTATGTATTGCCATTACTTTATTCACCTTATCATCTTGCCGGAACACTGATAACGATGATCCACAGGATACCACATCAGGAAGTTTACAACTCAAATTTGAAAACGGATTCAGTAACCTGGGTGATATCGTATTAAATCAAACAGTACAGACATCTGTTGCCGGGCAAAAACATACATTCTCAACCCTGAAATATGTCATCAGTAATATCGCATTAATTGATGAAAACGGAAATGAATTCAAATACAATGAAAATAACCCTGATAAAGGAGCTTTTATCATAGATCAGGCAGATGCCGTAGCCGGAATTATTTATATTGACCTGAACGGAATTCCGAAGAATAATTATAAAAAAATAAGGTATCTATATACAATTTGA